In Lentibacillus amyloliquefaciens, one DNA window encodes the following:
- a CDS encoding NAD(P)/FAD-dependent oxidoreductase: MSKPKIVVLGAGYGGMMTTKRLMQKLSPEEAEIVLVNKHNYHYQTTWLHEVAAGTRNQNQARMIISDVINPNRVNLIYDEVVEVKKDDNRVILKNSEITYDYLVISLGFETNTFGIKGMGKNAFSITDIDSSRMIREHIEYQFAKYSTADNPKDEDLAILVGGAGFTGIEFVGELAEKVPELCRKYDIDRSKVRIINVEAAPRVLPGFNEDLVQYAKKSLADRGVEFREGAKISECKKNSFVIGEGDDTEEIKAGTIVWTGGVTGSSVLSKSGFEITKGKVTVDGDLRAPDEDNIFIIGDCAWVMNEEEGKPFPPTAQAAMQHADTCANNIKGLLRHEPLSKFVFDDKGTVASLGKADAMGTVFNDNLLYGKPAVSMKKVIDNRYLFLLGGPKLILKKGKLRMI; encoded by the coding sequence ATGAGTAAACCAAAAATTGTCGTTCTTGGCGCCGGTTACGGCGGAATGATGACAACTAAACGATTAATGCAAAAATTAAGCCCGGAAGAAGCAGAGATCGTACTCGTTAATAAACATAACTATCATTACCAGACAACATGGCTCCATGAAGTAGCTGCTGGTACAAGAAACCAGAACCAGGCACGCATGATAATCAGTGACGTTATTAATCCGAACCGCGTTAACTTGATTTATGATGAGGTTGTCGAAGTGAAAAAAGACGACAATCGCGTCATATTGAAAAATAGTGAAATTACATACGATTATTTGGTAATTTCGCTTGGTTTTGAAACGAATACATTCGGTATCAAAGGAATGGGAAAAAATGCATTTTCCATCACAGACATCGACTCAAGCCGCATGATTCGGGAACATATTGAATATCAATTTGCCAAGTACAGCACAGCTGACAACCCTAAAGATGAAGATTTGGCCATCCTTGTTGGCGGTGCCGGCTTTACAGGCATCGAGTTTGTCGGTGAGTTAGCTGAAAAAGTGCCCGAACTTTGCAGGAAATATGATATTGACCGAAGCAAAGTCCGCATCATTAACGTTGAAGCAGCACCGCGCGTATTGCCGGGCTTTAATGAAGATCTCGTTCAATATGCGAAAAAATCATTGGCTGATCGTGGTGTGGAATTCCGGGAAGGCGCCAAAATTTCCGAGTGTAAGAAAAATAGCTTTGTCATCGGAGAAGGCGACGACACTGAAGAAATCAAAGCCGGAACAATCGTCTGGACCGGCGGTGTAACAGGCAGCTCCGTTCTGTCTAAATCCGGGTTTGAAATTACAAAAGGCAAAGTGACTGTAGACGGTGACTTGCGGGCTCCGGATGAAGACAACATTTTCATCATTGGTGATTGTGCATGGGTCATGAATGAAGAAGAAGGAAAACCATTCCCACCGACAGCACAGGCAGCTATGCAGCATGCTGATACATGTGCAAACAATATTAAAGGTCTGCTGCGTCATGAACCACTAAGTAAATTTGTATTTGATGATAAAGGTACTGTCGCTTCCCTTGGTAAAGCTGATGCGATGGGAACGGTATTCAATGATAATTTACTTTACGGCAAACCTGCCGTCTCGATGAAAAAGGTCATCGACAACCGCTATCTTTTCTTGCTCGGCGGACCGAAACTTATCCTGAAAAAAGGCAAACTTCGCATGATTTAA
- a CDS encoding spore germination protein has product MNKKAPQKKAQRDFDKLLKTLKNKDGFIHYHHEHNQDTMHLGYLKTAVDPEKLEKYILPRVQEYIYNDLNELDQFIPFTKTELTNDASEIPEKLVKGFTFIYMGNASPSYLLIPLPLDEKRNVSIPEIEFSVVGPKEAFVEDIDTNLNLIRKRLAIPELNIKKLKVGTITKTEVAVLSIDGIADEENVNTAVQRIKNVDIDQVIDSSFIQQTIADNQNSPFPQLLDTERPDRVAAVLAEGKIVISVDGSPHALIAPTTLIEFFSAFEDYFLNWMTASAFRLIRLVAVFFSILITPLYVAVMTHHFEIIPQAMLITLVHSRMQVPFPPLLEALILEFTIELLREAGARLPTKIGQTIGIVGGIVIGTAAVEAGMTSNVLLIVVALAALGSFTTPVYKMSNTIRLIRFPLLIVAGVYGMIGLAIAIAYIMVHLLRLRSLGRPFFAPIFPFRLQDFKDALIRLPFNMQNKRPFQVRPSKVKRPIDKEQNK; this is encoded by the coding sequence ATGAATAAAAAAGCACCACAAAAAAAAGCACAGCGGGATTTTGATAAGTTATTAAAAACGTTAAAGAACAAAGATGGCTTCATTCATTATCACCATGAACATAATCAGGACACCATGCATTTGGGCTATTTAAAAACCGCGGTTGATCCGGAAAAGCTTGAAAAATATATTCTGCCGCGTGTCCAGGAGTACATATACAACGATTTAAACGAATTGGATCAATTTATCCCTTTTACGAAAACCGAATTGACCAATGACGCAAGCGAGATTCCGGAAAAGCTAGTCAAAGGTTTTACATTTATTTATATGGGAAATGCCAGCCCTTCCTATTTGCTCATTCCGCTGCCGCTGGATGAAAAGCGAAATGTCTCCATACCGGAAATCGAATTTAGTGTGGTGGGTCCTAAGGAAGCGTTTGTTGAAGACATCGATACGAATTTGAATCTGATTCGCAAACGGTTGGCGATTCCTGAATTAAATATTAAAAAATTAAAAGTCGGCACCATCACAAAAACAGAGGTTGCAGTTCTTTCAATCGACGGAATAGCTGATGAGGAAAATGTCAATACAGCGGTTCAGCGGATCAAAAATGTGGACATTGATCAAGTGATTGACAGTTCATTTATTCAGCAGACAATCGCCGATAATCAAAATTCGCCATTCCCGCAGCTTTTGGATACGGAGCGACCTGACCGGGTTGCTGCCGTATTAGCCGAGGGAAAGATTGTGATTTCCGTTGACGGTTCGCCGCATGCTTTAATCGCGCCGACAACATTGATTGAATTTTTTTCGGCGTTTGAGGATTATTTCTTAAATTGGATGACAGCTTCAGCTTTCCGGCTGATTCGTTTGGTTGCCGTTTTTTTCTCAATTTTAATCACACCGTTGTATGTTGCGGTCATGACACATCATTTTGAAATCATACCACAAGCGATGCTTATTACACTCGTTCATTCCAGAATGCAAGTACCTTTTCCGCCACTTCTGGAAGCGCTCATCCTTGAGTTCACCATTGAACTGCTGCGCGAGGCGGGTGCCAGACTGCCCACCAAAATCGGCCAGACAATCGGTATTGTGGGAGGTATCGTTATCGGAACTGCGGCTGTTGAAGCGGGGATGACCAGTAACGTACTGTTGATTGTTGTGGCACTGGCTGCTTTGGGGTCTTTTACAACCCCGGTATATAAAATGAGTAACACGATCCGGCTTATCCGATTCCCATTACTTATCGTTGCGGGCGTTTACGGAATGATTGGTTTGGCGATTGCCATTGCCTATATTATGGTGCATTTGCTGCGGCTGAGATCGCTGGGAAGACCGTTCTTTGCGCCGATATTTCCTTTTCGTTTGCAGGATTTTAAAGATGCCTTGATCCGTTTGCCGTTTAACATGCAAAACAAACGTCCGTTTCAAGTGCGTCCAAGTAAAGTTAAACGGCCGATTGACAAAGAACAAAACAAGTAG
- a CDS encoding ABC transporter substrate-binding protein gives MKKPILMSLALLLLILTACGGNDNSSEENNEADSGEADNSDRTVTIEDAMGEQTIEGTPENIVALEWTYAENLLALGIQPAGVADLEGFDQWVNIDKEFGDSVQDVGTRQEPNLEAIRRQDPELIIAVKFRHEQYLDQLKDIAPVVTFAPYGEEAIQDHYQNMINEMETLAKIVDKQKEAEQAVSDLNSFIDEQKQRIEEAGLEGSQFLATQAFTAQNTPTLRLFTANSMVGQIMNKLGLENVYETEEPEVYGYSEVTLEALQNFQDNENLQFLYIVQEDDNIFESDFKGNPAWENLSFVQNGNTHQLPGDTWTFGGVLSNQVLTEQLVDAMVNE, from the coding sequence ATGAAAAAACCAATACTTATGTCACTGGCCCTGCTGCTGTTAATTCTGACTGCATGCGGCGGTAATGATAATAGCAGTGAAGAAAACAATGAAGCTGATTCAGGTGAAGCCGATAACAGCGATCGGACAGTCACGATAGAAGACGCGATGGGGGAACAAACGATTGAAGGCACCCCTGAAAATATTGTGGCACTGGAATGGACGTATGCAGAAAATCTTCTGGCACTTGGTATTCAGCCGGCAGGTGTCGCTGATTTGGAAGGATTCGATCAATGGGTGAACATTGATAAGGAATTTGGCGACAGTGTTCAAGATGTCGGCACACGTCAGGAACCGAATCTGGAGGCAATCAGACGTCAGGATCCTGAATTGATTATTGCGGTTAAATTCCGTCATGAGCAATATTTGGATCAGCTGAAAGACATTGCGCCCGTTGTAACATTCGCGCCATATGGTGAGGAAGCCATACAGGATCATTATCAGAATATGATTAATGAAATGGAAACACTCGCTAAAATCGTCGATAAACAGAAAGAAGCGGAACAAGCTGTTTCTGATTTGAATTCATTTATTGATGAGCAGAAACAGCGTATTGAAGAAGCAGGCCTGGAGGGGTCCCAATTTTTGGCAACACAGGCATTCACTGCTCAAAATACGCCGACCTTACGATTGTTCACAGCTAATTCCATGGTAGGCCAGATTATGAATAAGCTGGGTCTTGAAAATGTGTATGAGACCGAAGAGCCGGAAGTGTACGGATATTCTGAAGTGACATTGGAAGCACTGCAGAATTTCCAAGATAACGAGAATTTACAATTTCTGTATATTGTTCAGGAAGATGACAATATTTTTGAATCAGACTTCAAAGGAAATCCGGCCTGGGAAAATTTGAGTTTTGTACAAAACGGCAACACACATCAGCTGCCCGGTGATACGTGGACATTCGGGGGTGTGCTGTCAAATCAGGTGCTTACGGAACAGCTGGTTGATGCTATGGTAAATGAGTGA
- a CDS encoding VanW family protein, whose protein sequence is MITIILSFLLSSVPLTVTDEGQVVDELIKEDFALQLVDDLLIDDTKLDLQMDLINEKVKKEPVNAKLDDEGDIIEERPGRVLDRIKFRNMFYDYFYDSTSPAKITLPVRKVYPRVDSELLANIREHEIGNYVTQFKTRNKERSRNIEIAAEAINNHVVFPNEQFSFNDVVGERTEDKGYKRAPVIVKGELSEDIGGGICQVSSTLYNAVDLKGIEITERYSHSRSVPYVPSGRDAAVSWYGPDFAFTNESKHPILIRASADKGNMTIRILAFEPR, encoded by the coding sequence TTGATAACCATTATCTTGTCTTTTTTATTGTCATCAGTGCCCTTGACCGTCACAGACGAGGGACAGGTGGTTGATGAATTAATAAAAGAGGATTTTGCCTTGCAGCTTGTTGATGATTTATTAATTGATGATACGAAACTTGATTTACAAATGGATCTTATCAATGAAAAGGTGAAAAAAGAACCTGTGAATGCGAAATTAGATGATGAAGGCGACATCATAGAAGAAAGACCCGGCCGGGTACTGGACCGCATTAAATTCCGTAACATGTTTTATGATTATTTTTATGACAGTACGTCTCCTGCCAAAATAACATTGCCTGTCAGGAAGGTCTATCCGCGCGTCGACAGTGAACTGCTGGCAAACATTCGTGAACATGAAATTGGCAATTACGTGACACAGTTCAAGACAAGGAATAAAGAGCGTTCACGGAATATTGAAATCGCTGCAGAAGCGATTAATAATCATGTCGTTTTTCCGAATGAGCAGTTTTCATTTAATGATGTCGTTGGGGAACGGACAGAAGACAAGGGATACAAAAGAGCGCCGGTCATCGTCAAGGGTGAGCTGTCCGAAGATATTGGCGGGGGTATTTGCCAGGTTTCCTCAACCCTTTATAATGCAGTGGATTTAAAGGGTATTGAGATTACGGAGCGTTATTCGCACAGCCGGAGTGTGCCGTATGTACCTTCAGGACGCGATGCTGCTGTCAGTTGGTACGGACCGGATTTTGCCTTCACGAATGAGTCAAAGCATCCGATTTTAATCCGCGCTTCAGCTGACAAGGGAAACATGACAATCCGGATTCTTGCCTTTGAACCCCGATAA
- a CDS encoding DNA-3-methyladenine glycosylase family protein — protein MKTFTIKQQDRSVVELGKADKQMKKLINIVGDLTVSTRPDYFKSLVRAITGQQISVQAASAIFSRLEKLLDNRIEPDAILNIPDDDLRSIGLSRQKIRYLQDLTAKVHAGILDFTRIEKITNSEAIKELTSIKGIGKWTSEMFLIFSLGRMNVLAVDDIGIQRGAKWLYEVDKTERRQILLDKRPVWDPHLTIASFYLWEVVHLGFDKKYQSIDDIT, from the coding sequence ATGAAAACATTCACAATAAAACAGCAGGATCGTTCTGTTGTGGAACTCGGTAAAGCTGATAAACAGATGAAAAAACTGATTAATATTGTCGGGGATCTAACCGTCAGCACAAGGCCGGACTACTTTAAATCACTCGTGCGCGCCATCACGGGACAGCAAATTTCAGTCCAGGCAGCAAGCGCAATTTTCAGCCGGCTGGAAAAACTGCTTGACAACCGGATTGAGCCTGATGCCATTCTGAACATCCCGGATGATGATTTGCGTTCGATTGGCTTATCAAGACAAAAAATACGATATTTACAAGACCTGACTGCAAAAGTTCATGCAGGCATACTGGACTTCACCCGAATAGAGAAAATCACTAACTCTGAAGCAATTAAAGAACTGACAAGTATTAAAGGAATTGGTAAATGGACCTCTGAGATGTTTTTAATCTTTTCACTCGGCCGGATGAATGTGCTCGCAGTTGATGACATCGGCATTCAGCGCGGGGCAAAATGGCTGTATGAAGTGGACAAGACCGAGCGCCGACAGATTTTGCTTGATAAACGGCCTGTCTGGGACCCTCACTTGACCATAGCTTCATTTTATTTATGGGAAGTTGTCCATTTAGGATTTGATAAAAAGTATCAGTCGATTGACGACATCACATGA
- a CDS encoding tetratricopeptide repeat protein: MDILDLNEHFQDNMFSEYRAELEELLEEFKRGHYPNVLTKSADLRSNEDLNRELRDKLRMVEAISHSEIGEAKASSEIITELYQDSTIEWMLLGEMAYMCDFKLARRILSAAVKEMEENGEQDPIKLARGYLVLAEAEENLEKYVRAIKYFKKGLTYFQGDESPDQYMILYLHFKIGMMYSMRNEADESLHYLSNLIDMAGDSNEDLKINSLVTIAKTFGSKNENEKAYPYLEEALDLLEGSSLENKITHAEALTEMAFYYFEQSQLTMAVPYYEKAINIYKRLNQSSHRKAGMIYMQYAYCLEHMEQPNLKKAGNSYENAIDKLELTKDSELLENALADVIAFFDNTADQKTKRKYENKFVELTNAKNAT, encoded by the coding sequence ATGGATATATTGGATTTGAATGAGCATTTTCAGGATAATATGTTCTCTGAATATAGAGCAGAGCTTGAGGAATTACTGGAAGAGTTTAAACGCGGCCATTATCCGAATGTCTTGACAAAATCGGCTGACTTAAGATCGAACGAGGATTTGAACCGGGAGCTTCGTGATAAACTGAGAATGGTTGAAGCCATCAGTCATTCGGAAATTGGTGAAGCAAAGGCTTCATCAGAAATCATAACAGAGTTGTATCAAGATTCGACAATTGAATGGATGTTGCTTGGTGAAATGGCATATATGTGTGATTTTAAACTTGCACGCCGAATCCTGAGTGCAGCTGTTAAGGAAATGGAAGAAAACGGTGAACAAGATCCGATTAAATTGGCGCGTGGCTATCTGGTACTGGCTGAAGCTGAGGAAAATCTGGAAAAATACGTGCGGGCTATCAAATACTTTAAAAAAGGTCTTACATATTTTCAAGGTGATGAATCACCGGATCAGTATATGATTTTATACCTCCATTTCAAAATCGGCATGATGTATTCAATGAGAAATGAAGCAGATGAATCACTGCATTATTTAAGCAACCTCATTGACATGGCCGGTGACTCAAATGAGGACCTTAAAATCAACAGTCTGGTGACAATCGCCAAAACATTTGGCAGTAAGAACGAAAATGAAAAGGCTTATCCATATTTGGAGGAGGCACTGGACTTGCTTGAAGGTTCCTCTTTGGAGAACAAAATCACTCATGCAGAGGCCTTGACTGAGATGGCCTTCTATTACTTTGAACAGTCCCAATTGACTATGGCAGTGCCTTATTATGAGAAAGCCATCAATATTTATAAGCGCTTGAATCAGTCATCTCACCGCAAAGCCGGTATGATTTATATGCAATATGCGTACTGTCTTGAACATATGGAGCAGCCAAATCTCAAGAAAGCCGGCAACAGTTATGAAAATGCCATTGATAAGCTTGAACTAACTAAAGACAGCGAATTATTGGAGAATGCGCTTGCGGATGTCATTGCATTTTTTGATAATACCGCTGATCAGAAGACAAAGCGAAAATATGAAAATAAATTTGTTGAATTGACGAACGCTAAGAATGCAACTTGA
- a CDS encoding YozQ family protein, protein MAKKHNKVNPEDSRNIAERNFEPENYTGNTQFDKGMAETHEQVSDDYHEGTIDRKLKE, encoded by the coding sequence ATGGCAAAAAAGCATAATAAGGTTAACCCGGAAGACAGCAGAAATATTGCTGAAAGAAATTTTGAACCTGAAAATTATACCGGCAATACGCAGTTTGATAAAGGCATGGCAGAAACGCACGAACAAGTATCTGATGATTACCATGAAGGCACGATTGATCGTAAATTAAAAGAATAG
- a CDS encoding GerAB/ArcD/ProY family transporter: MISIKHKVTPLMVLFLISSSQMGVGVLGFQSIINKYAGYDAWIALIVAGLCVSVVIWIMYQLLKHDEKGDIVAIHQFTYGKWLGNFLTLLFTVYLLLMATVVLRTYVEIIQVWMFPHLKVWAFLMLLIPLIYYTISDQFRTVVGVCFLGVVYPFLLNLTLLYPLKHADITHILPMMNHSITEIMQSSTLAVLNFMGVSALLVFYPYIRDAGKSQKYAHYGNLYTTVIYVAVCLTTYVFYNQNELKEVIWPALGLWKIIEFPFMERFEYVGIATLFFMILPNVVLFMWAATRLVHRTFGFQHKRVAAVLLGILYIASVISMGREGVNILNDSAGKIGLVFLFIYIPVLLIINFIRRKVRKNVS, from the coding sequence ATGATTTCAATCAAACATAAAGTCACGCCGCTAATGGTACTTTTTCTCATCTCATCTTCACAAATGGGTGTCGGGGTACTGGGGTTTCAAAGTATCATCAACAAATACGCCGGTTATGATGCCTGGATAGCACTCATTGTTGCCGGTCTTTGTGTCAGTGTCGTCATATGGATTATGTATCAGCTATTGAAGCATGATGAAAAAGGGGATATTGTTGCCATCCATCAATTTACCTATGGTAAGTGGCTCGGTAACTTTTTGACACTTCTATTCACGGTCTATCTGCTTTTGATGGCAACCGTTGTGCTTCGTACGTATGTCGAGATTATCCAGGTCTGGATGTTTCCGCATTTAAAAGTCTGGGCATTCTTAATGCTGCTGATTCCATTGATTTATTATACGATATCCGATCAATTTCGAACGGTTGTCGGTGTATGTTTTCTCGGTGTTGTCTATCCGTTTTTATTAAACCTGACGCTTCTCTACCCGTTAAAACATGCCGATATAACGCATATACTGCCAATGATGAATCATTCCATCACGGAAATCATGCAGTCATCGACCTTAGCTGTTCTGAATTTCATGGGCGTTTCGGCGCTTCTCGTTTTTTATCCGTACATACGTGACGCCGGTAAATCACAAAAATACGCTCATTACGGAAATCTTTATACGACGGTGATATATGTGGCCGTTTGTCTGACCACGTATGTTTTTTATAATCAGAATGAGTTGAAAGAAGTCATTTGGCCGGCACTAGGGCTCTGGAAAATCATTGAATTTCCATTCATGGAGCGATTTGAATACGTTGGGATTGCCACGTTGTTCTTTATGATTTTGCCAAATGTCGTTCTCTTTATGTGGGCGGCCACACGTTTAGTTCACCGCACCTTTGGATTTCAGCATAAAAGAGTGGCTGCTGTTCTGCTCGGAATTTTGTACATAGCCAGTGTTATATCCATGGGCAGAGAAGGTGTTAATATACTGAATGATTCGGCCGGAAAAATTGGACTCGTATTCCTGTTCATTTACATCCCCGTTTTATTGATTATCAATTTCATTCGCAGAAAGGTGCGGAAAAATGTATCTTAA
- a CDS encoding iron ABC transporter permease: MSDWMTSSFRKLMIAVLTFGGGTALLCILTYIHINQGSVSISAGTVIDAILAPEDTLEHHTVRVLRMPRAIMGIIAGGALAVAGVVLQTVTKNPLSSASTLGIHSGTYFAVVFCTVFFPAALIGNGIIAAFAGGIVTFLIVFTLSGGSNASPVRMVLAGMIVTFLFSSLTSVLQIFYENETAGLFLWGSGTLVQNDWSGVHFSLPIVAIGLLVIVLMTFKLDTLTLGDDVATALGQNVGIVKFASITAAVLLTSVTVSVVGPIGFVGLVAPHIIKLIGYRKHLPLVIASFIWGGNVLLFADVLARIIDPSFSELPVGAITALIGAPWLIYLVLRMKRNKYGDENTSVIAGKASVSWPLKRIIPILLGIIVITMFVSLASGNYGFEPVLLWNAFFGDTDEFMLGLVMDLRLPRALVALISGMVLAASGLVFQGVLRNPLADPSVIGITSGAGVGALLTMYVFGVAAVWIPVGAIIGACLFFIFVMLMAIRAKFQPTILALLGIGVSAFGQAIIQILVVQADMNVASALTWLSGTTYATGWSELLNYLIWPVVLLLPILIIRIRNLDTLSLGDDTAKGLGLKVMSVRFQLALIATLLAAFSVAAVGTIGFIGLIAPHLSRLLVGPSNQRLLPVTMLTGGVLLVIADCLSRTLLAPNEIPSGILVAIIGAPYFLWLMRRRA, encoded by the coding sequence ATGAGTGATTGGATGACGAGCAGTTTTCGAAAACTAATGATTGCGGTTCTCACCTTTGGAGGTGGAACCGCGCTTTTGTGCATTTTAACATATATTCACATTAATCAGGGCAGTGTCTCCATTTCCGCTGGAACGGTGATTGACGCGATTCTGGCACCTGAAGATACGCTCGAACATCATACGGTAAGAGTACTGCGCATGCCGCGGGCCATAATGGGGATAATCGCCGGTGGGGCACTGGCTGTGGCCGGTGTTGTTTTGCAGACGGTAACGAAAAACCCGCTGTCATCTGCAAGCACGCTTGGGATTCATTCCGGGACATATTTTGCTGTTGTCTTTTGCACGGTGTTTTTCCCGGCAGCACTGATTGGAAATGGCATCATTGCAGCGTTCGCGGGCGGTATTGTCACCTTTCTGATTGTGTTTACATTGTCGGGCGGCAGTAATGCCTCACCTGTTCGTATGGTGCTTGCCGGAATGATTGTGACCTTCTTGTTTTCATCGTTAACAAGTGTTTTGCAGATTTTCTATGAAAATGAGACTGCAGGTCTGTTCTTATGGGGTTCCGGCACACTTGTCCAAAATGATTGGAGCGGTGTTCATTTTTCCTTACCGATTGTCGCAATCGGACTCCTGGTGATCGTTCTGATGACCTTCAAATTGGATACCCTGACGCTGGGGGATGACGTTGCTACAGCCCTTGGTCAGAATGTGGGCATCGTCAAATTTGCCTCCATTACAGCGGCGGTGCTGTTGACGTCTGTGACAGTCAGTGTGGTGGGACCGATCGGATTTGTAGGCCTTGTGGCACCGCATATCATTAAGCTTATTGGCTACCGGAAACATTTGCCGCTGGTCATTGCATCATTTATCTGGGGAGGCAATGTTCTTTTATTCGCGGATGTCCTGGCACGAATCATTGATCCATCATTCTCAGAACTGCCTGTCGGGGCGATAACAGCACTTATCGGAGCTCCATGGCTTATTTACCTTGTCTTAAGGATGAAACGAAATAAATATGGCGATGAGAACACATCAGTCATTGCAGGAAAAGCATCCGTCAGCTGGCCGCTCAAACGCATTATTCCAATCTTGCTTGGGATTATAGTGATTACCATGTTTGTTAGCTTAGCCTCCGGAAATTACGGTTTTGAGCCTGTATTGTTATGGAATGCATTCTTTGGTGACACGGATGAATTTATGCTTGGCCTTGTAATGGATTTAAGATTGCCAAGAGCACTCGTGGCACTGATCAGCGGAATGGTTTTGGCCGCAAGTGGGCTTGTTTTCCAGGGTGTTTTGCGTAACCCGCTTGCAGACCCCTCTGTCATCGGAATTACATCCGGCGCCGGGGTTGGCGCGCTTTTGACGATGTATGTATTCGGTGTGGCAGCTGTCTGGATACCTGTCGGAGCTATCATTGGCGCATGTTTGTTTTTTATATTTGTCATGCTTATGGCGATACGAGCGAAATTTCAGCCGACTATTTTAGCTTTGCTTGGGATTGGTGTGTCTGCATTCGGTCAGGCGATTATTCAAATATTGGTCGTTCAGGCTGATATGAATGTGGCATCAGCACTGACCTGGCTCTCAGGCACCACATATGCAACAGGCTGGTCGGAATTATTGAATTACCTGATATGGCCGGTTGTGCTTTTATTGCCGATTTTAATAATCCGAATCCGGAATCTTGATACATTATCATTAGGGGATGATACAGCGAAGGGGCTTGGTCTGAAAGTCATGTCAGTAAGGTTCCAGCTGGCATTAATAGCGACATTACTGGCAGCATTCAGTGTGGCTGCGGTAGGGACAATTGGATTCATCGGTCTGATTGCG
- a CDS encoding Ger(x)C family spore germination protein has protein sequence MFVIVSLLFNYQMPAKVIDRIQMITVVGYDAIDQNKIQETVVSPKYQQEAQVEDFIYSDTAATVYENRVNLNAKATERLLNGKLQIAFYDRELAEQGVEDFIEYLTRDPSIGGTLNLAVAEESAHALINSVKTGKGRGVFFNDLFDHNIRHGNLPQTNLKEFQSALMSETCDPFLPMLSVEDESAALTAIALFDDDKYVDKLPINKADVFKLLYQNVSDGNYQFKNDKYIVALENVESDKDVVFEPTGGSGEVTFNVKLRGVVREYTGKEIINQLTAIEKDIKQDIEQRGENLISRLQELDIDPLDIEGAVKSSNRNYNKEQFKSTYSEMPINVNVSVKITGTGTRR, from the coding sequence GTGTTTGTGATAGTCAGCTTGCTGTTTAATTATCAGATGCCGGCCAAAGTAATCGATCGGATTCAAATGATTACAGTAGTTGGGTACGATGCGATTGACCAGAATAAGATCCAGGAAACGGTTGTGTCACCGAAATACCAGCAGGAAGCTCAAGTAGAAGATTTTATCTACTCGGATACTGCTGCAACGGTATATGAGAATCGGGTTAATTTAAATGCAAAAGCTACCGAACGTTTGCTGAACGGTAAGCTGCAGATTGCTTTTTATGACCGGGAGTTAGCCGAACAAGGGGTTGAGGATTTTATCGAATATTTGACAAGAGACCCGTCGATTGGCGGCACCTTAAACCTTGCAGTGGCAGAAGAATCAGCACACGCGCTGATCAATTCAGTCAAAACCGGTAAGGGCAGGGGTGTTTTCTTTAACGATTTATTTGATCATAATATACGGCACGGTAATCTGCCGCAAACGAATTTAAAAGAATTTCAATCCGCTTTGATGAGTGAAACCTGTGATCCTTTTTTACCGATGTTAAGTGTTGAAGATGAAAGCGCTGCATTAACGGCAATCGCGTTGTTTGACGATGACAAGTATGTTGATAAACTGCCAATCAATAAAGCAGATGTATTTAAACTGCTTTATCAAAATGTCAGTGATGGAAACTATCAATTTAAAAATGACAAGTATATTGTAGCACTTGAGAATGTTGAATCAGATAAAGATGTGGTTTTTGAACCGACAGGCGGAAGTGGTGAAGTAACATTTAATGTGAAGCTGCGGGGCGTTGTCAGGGAATACACCGGAAAAGAAATTATAAATCAACTGACAGCGATTGAAAAGGATATTAAACAGGATATTGAACAAAGGGGAGAGAACTTAATCAGCCGCCTTCAGGAATTGGATATTGACCCACTTGATATTGAAGGGGCAGTCAAAAGCAGCAACCGAAATTATAACAAGGAACAGTTTAAATCAACTTATTCGGAGATGCCGATTAACGTGAATGTGAGTGTCAAAATTACGGGAACCGGTACAAGGCGTTGA